Proteins co-encoded in one Papaver somniferum cultivar HN1 chromosome 5, ASM357369v1, whole genome shotgun sequence genomic window:
- the LOC113279107 gene encoding uncharacterized protein LOC113279107, whose protein sequence is MLDVIPSTEEIKKTLFEMDPDSSPGPNGYSGSFYKACWHIIQDDVVNAVQFCWRRRFIPKGLNSNFIVLLSKVEGARSPNQFRPIGLSNVSFKIFTKIISSRISTLMHKLISPRQAAYIKGKNIQDQIALASEMVNEMKKKMRGGPNGFFSVGRGLRQGDPLSPTLFVLIEDVLSRNISKMVEEGKIAPW, encoded by the exons ATGTTGGATGTCATTCCATCAACTGAGGAAATCAAGAAAACTCTGTTTGAAATGGACCCTGATAGCTCTCCAGGACCTAATGGGTACTCTGGAAGCTTTTACAAAGCTTGTTGGCACATAATTCAAGATGATGTAGTAAATGCAGTACAATTTTGCTGGAGAAGAAGATTCATCCCAAAAGGCTTAAACTCAAATTTCATTGTTCTGCTTTCAAAAGTTGAAGGTGCTAGATCTCCTAATCAGTTCAGACCAATTGGGCTCAGCAATGTAAGTTTCAAAATctttactaagatcattagttCAAGAATATCTACTTTGATGCATAAACTTATTTCTCCCCGACAAGCTGCGTACATTAAAGGGAAAAATATTCAGGATCAAATTGCTCTTGCTTCTGAGATGgtaaatgaaatgaagaagaaaatgagaggAG GGCCAAATGGCTTCTTTTCTGTTGGAAGGGGACTTAGACAAGGAGACCCATTATCTCCAACTTTGTTTGTTCTCATAGAAGATGTACTTAGTAGGAATATTTCAAAAATGGTAGAGGAAGGAAAGATAGCTCCATGGTGA
- the LOC113281686 gene encoding cyclic dof factor 1-like isoform X1 yields the protein MSEAHKDPAIKLFGKTILPLPLCSSENSVISIDRGGNHDFSNQNSPENFRDNNETSRAVLQAKNSEAREPSKANEKDGTSAMALEELKIPSTSSGMNDNPKTPSSDKETALQNAEEENSETSASQDKTLKKPDKILPCPRCNSMDTKFCYYNNYNVNQPRHFCKNCQRYWTAGGTMRNVPVGAGRRKNKNSASHYRQLSVSETIHTANTNISDGIQHPAFKRNGTVLTFGSENPLCESMASGLSLADQTMLKNGFHRSEDQKIPDSCGGTKDEENSSRFSSTASNSTQGSRVGLHEPVMPNCHGFTPQMACFPGSPWGYPWNSAQWNSAVPPPGFCASSFPIPFYPAAPYWGCAVPGNWSLPWLAPSSSAPISGGPPPPGSSTTLGKHTREGDTVKQNVPVNEDKPAQSNSSERSLWIPKTLRIDDPGEAARSSIWATLGIKNDIADSISGGSLFKAFQSKSSEKSHVTESSQVLQANPAALSRSLNFQEIS from the exons ATGTCAGAAGCCCATAAAGATCCGGCTATCAAGCTATTTGGGAAGACAATTCTTCCTTTACCTTTATGTAGCAGCGAGAATTCAGTCATATCCATAGATAGAGGAGGAAATCATGACTTCTCTAATCAAAATTCACCGGAGAATTTCAGGGATAATAATGAAACAAGTCGAGCAGTTCTACAAGCTAAG AATTCAGAAGCAAGAGAACCTTCCAAAGCTAACGAGAAAGATGGAACATCAGCTATGGCTCTTGAAGAGCTAAAAATTCCGAGTACGTCCTCTGGAATGAATGACAACCCTAAAACACCATCATCTGACAAAGAAACTGCACTACAGAATGCGGAAGAAGAAAATAGCGAAACTAGTGCCTCACAAGATAAGACTCTAAAGAAGCCTGACAAAATTCTTCCATGTCCTCGCTGTAATAGCATGGACACAAAGTTTTGTTACTACAACAATTACAATGTTAACCAACCACGACACTTCTGCAAGAACTGCCAAAGATATTGGACAGCTGGTGGAACCATGAGAAATGTTCCAGTTGGTGCTGGACGTAGAAAGAACAAGAATTCAGCTTCCCATTACAGACAATTGTCCGTTTCTGAGACCATTCATACAGCTAATACTAATATTTCTGATGGGATTCAACATCCAGCTTTTAAACGCAATGGAACGGTTCTCACCTTTGGATCAGAGAATCCCTTATGCGAGTCTATGGCTTCGGGTTTGAGCCTTGCAGACCAAACAATGTTAAAGAATGGATTTCACCGGTCAGAAGATCAAAAAATTCCAGATTCTTGTGGAGGAACGAAGGATGAAGAGAACTCGAGCAGATTTTCTTCAACTGCTTCTAATTCTACTCAAGGAAGTAGAGTTGGATTACACGAACCAGTGATGCCGAATTGTCATGGTTTCACTCCACAAATGGCATGCTTTCCAGGGTCTCCTTGGGGCTATCCATGGAACTCAGCTCAGTGGAATTCAGCAGTACCTCCTCCCGGTTTTTGTGCTTCGAGCTTTCCCATACCTTTTTATCCCGCAGCTCCTTATTGGGGTTGTGCAGTTCCAGGAAATTGGAGCCTTCCTTGGTTAGCTCCATCATCTTCTGCACCTATTTCAGGTGGTCCACCTCCACCAGGATCTAGTACTACACTAGGAAAGCATACAAGAGAAGGTGACACAGTTAAACAAAATGTTCCAGTAAATGAAGATAAACCAGCACAAAGTAATTCATCAGAGAGAAGTCTTTGGATTCCTAAGACTTTGAGGATTGACGATCCTGGTGAAGCTGCAAGGAGTTCCATATGGGCCACACTAGGGATCAAAAACGACATAGCTGATTCGATCAGTGGAGGAAGTCTCTTTAAGGCCTTTCAGTCGAAGTCTAGTGAAAAGAGTCACGTAACGGAATCCTCACAGGTATTGCAAGCAAACCCTGCAGCCTTGTCTCGGTCACTAAACTTCCAGGAAATCTCATAA
- the LOC113281686 gene encoding cyclic dof factor 2-like isoform X2: protein MALEELKIPSTSSGMNDNPKTPSSDKETALQNAEEENSETSASQDKTLKKPDKILPCPRCNSMDTKFCYYNNYNVNQPRHFCKNCQRYWTAGGTMRNVPVGAGRRKNKNSASHYRQLSVSETIHTANTNISDGIQHPAFKRNGTVLTFGSENPLCESMASGLSLADQTMLKNGFHRSEDQKIPDSCGGTKDEENSSRFSSTASNSTQGSRVGLHEPVMPNCHGFTPQMACFPGSPWGYPWNSAQWNSAVPPPGFCASSFPIPFYPAAPYWGCAVPGNWSLPWLAPSSSAPISGGPPPPGSSTTLGKHTREGDTVKQNVPVNEDKPAQSNSSERSLWIPKTLRIDDPGEAARSSIWATLGIKNDIADSISGGSLFKAFQSKSSEKSHVTESSQVLQANPAALSRSLNFQEIS, encoded by the coding sequence ATGGCTCTTGAAGAGCTAAAAATTCCGAGTACGTCCTCTGGAATGAATGACAACCCTAAAACACCATCATCTGACAAAGAAACTGCACTACAGAATGCGGAAGAAGAAAATAGCGAAACTAGTGCCTCACAAGATAAGACTCTAAAGAAGCCTGACAAAATTCTTCCATGTCCTCGCTGTAATAGCATGGACACAAAGTTTTGTTACTACAACAATTACAATGTTAACCAACCACGACACTTCTGCAAGAACTGCCAAAGATATTGGACAGCTGGTGGAACCATGAGAAATGTTCCAGTTGGTGCTGGACGTAGAAAGAACAAGAATTCAGCTTCCCATTACAGACAATTGTCCGTTTCTGAGACCATTCATACAGCTAATACTAATATTTCTGATGGGATTCAACATCCAGCTTTTAAACGCAATGGAACGGTTCTCACCTTTGGATCAGAGAATCCCTTATGCGAGTCTATGGCTTCGGGTTTGAGCCTTGCAGACCAAACAATGTTAAAGAATGGATTTCACCGGTCAGAAGATCAAAAAATTCCAGATTCTTGTGGAGGAACGAAGGATGAAGAGAACTCGAGCAGATTTTCTTCAACTGCTTCTAATTCTACTCAAGGAAGTAGAGTTGGATTACACGAACCAGTGATGCCGAATTGTCATGGTTTCACTCCACAAATGGCATGCTTTCCAGGGTCTCCTTGGGGCTATCCATGGAACTCAGCTCAGTGGAATTCAGCAGTACCTCCTCCCGGTTTTTGTGCTTCGAGCTTTCCCATACCTTTTTATCCCGCAGCTCCTTATTGGGGTTGTGCAGTTCCAGGAAATTGGAGCCTTCCTTGGTTAGCTCCATCATCTTCTGCACCTATTTCAGGTGGTCCACCTCCACCAGGATCTAGTACTACACTAGGAAAGCATACAAGAGAAGGTGACACAGTTAAACAAAATGTTCCAGTAAATGAAGATAAACCAGCACAAAGTAATTCATCAGAGAGAAGTCTTTGGATTCCTAAGACTTTGAGGATTGACGATCCTGGTGAAGCTGCAAGGAGTTCCATATGGGCCACACTAGGGATCAAAAACGACATAGCTGATTCGATCAGTGGAGGAAGTCTCTTTAAGGCCTTTCAGTCGAAGTCTAGTGAAAAGAGTCACGTAACGGAATCCTCACAGGTATTGCAAGCAAACCCTGCAGCCTTGTCTCGGTCACTAAACTTCCAGGAAATCTCATAA